In the genome of Peromyscus eremicus chromosome 1, PerEre_H2_v1, whole genome shotgun sequence, the window ctctcttcattGTTCCAGCCTTCTAGCCCCTCGTCTCTCTTCAGAGTAATTTAGCCCCTTTTCCTAGGTCATGCCGTGGGTATAAGGCTTCATCTTCAGAGGCAATCAAAGTGTTTTATGAGCAAGTAACATGTTACCTGAAGTAACAGAGCATTGTTCTGGCCAATGCACTAGGAAGATTGGCAGACTTTGGTTAAATATTTTTTCCAATGAAACAGCAGATACATGTATTTTCAAGTCTAATACCAATTGCAGTCTTAGGTAGAatatattgttaaaaataaatacataaaaaataaataacacccATTTATTAGTGGACATGCTCTTCTAGTACTTTCATGATGAAGTAGACATATCCCTGttttcccctctctgtctctctgtgtctgtgtctgtctgtctgtctgtctgtctctctctctctctaagatagagtcttactatgtagctctagctggcctagaattctctttgtacaccaggctggcctcagactcacagagatccacctgcccctgcctcttgagtactgggattaaaggtgtgcagcaccacacccaTTTACCCTTGTTTTCTAATTGAAAACCCAGAAGGCTCTGAATGCTTTATACTTGCACTGAAACTTATTCCACCAGTATATAGCAGACCCAGAAATAAGCACATTTCTTCCTAATTCTAAAGCTTGTCATCGTTTCCTGGGAtcctgtgtgcacacctctggtGTGGGGCCCTCAGCTGACTAGGAATGGCCATACCTAGAGTAGCATTATGGTCTTACATTATGACATAGATCAATATTTAATGATCCTAATAATCTTGCTTTCTAGTGTTAGGATTAAAAATATGGAATCAATTACCTTGAACCTCTGGTGCATGAAATATTTATGATGCTACATTCCTCCTCATCTTCAAAACTCTCACATGCACTGTGAAAAATCTCAGTAGGCCATCAAATACGtgttctgtgataaaatatttattgtagtTTTGGGAAAAGTTAGGCCTTGCTAGAGTTTGAAAGATCTCCAACACTCTAGGATAATTACAGCTCTGCTTTATGAACATGGGCAGTAGATCAATACTTGCTCATTTGGTTTTTGATGGTAGGTGTTTAGGAGATTATTAAGTTTGCAGCAAATGAACACTTGGGCTATATCCAGACTCTACTGCCCCTTCTGTAGTCTTTCAATGAAGATACTATTGTCTTTCAAATGATacgtatttttattttagtgaggAAAATCATCATGCCTCAGATATGACAAAAATCATATATGACAACTAGCTGGTTTGAAATAAGatgaaaaataatttccaaatttCTATGACTTGGGTTTCAGTAATACacctttatttcattcttctgGGCTAATGGTACAGTCACTGTTTACATTTGTGTAGTTTATGATATGCACAGTTTCTGGCCTGGGAAGGTGAGGTGGGCATGGATTGAACTCTGCAAATCCTGTGTTGATCCACAGGAAATGTTTTTCTGACAGGCACAAAAATTGTTGTAGTCTGGTGGAGGCGCCATCAGATGGCACCTTCCTGGGGAACAGAATGAGCCGCAGTGAAGTGGCTGTTCTTTTACGTTCTGGTTTGTATTTAGGATGCTTCGGGGAAGGTGTTGGATCACTGGAGCATCATGACCAGTGAGGAAGAAGTGGCCACCTTGCAGCAGTTTCTTCGTTTCGGAGAGACCAAGTCCATAGTGGAGCTCATGGCAATCCAGGAGAAAGAAGAGCAGTCTATCATCATCCCACCCTCCACAGGCAACGTAGACATCAGGGCTTTCATTGAGAGCTGCAGCCATAGGAGTGCCAGCCTCCCCACTCCAGTGGACAAAGGCAGCCCCAGCAGCATGCACCCTTTTGAGAACCTTATAAGCAATATGACTTTCATGTTGCCTTTCCAGTTCTTcaaccctctgcctcctgctctgaTAGGTTCACTGCCTGAGCAGTACATGCTGGAGCAGGGTCAGGACCAAAGCCAGGACCCCAAACAGGAGCTGCACGGGCCCTTCTCTGACAGCAGCTTCTTAACGTCCGCACCATTTCAGGTTGATAAAGAACCGTGTCTAAAGTGTCCAGATGTTGTTACCCCAAAAGAAGACAGTGCACACTTAAGCGACTCCAGCTCATACAGCATTGCCACTAAGCTTGAAAGGACACAGCTGTCCCCTGAGGCCAAAGTAAAGCCTGAGAGGAGCAGCCTGAGTGCGAAGAAGGGCCGGGTGTTCTGCACTGCCTGCGAGAAGACGTTCTATGACAAAGGCACTCTGAAGATCCACTACAACGCCGTCCACCTGAAGATCAAGCACAAGTGCACTATCGAAGGGTGCAACATGGTGTTCAGCTCCCTGAGGAGCCGGAACCGACACAGCGCCAACCCCAACCCTCGCCTGCACATGCCGATGAACAGAAATAACCGGGACAAAGACCTCAGGAACAGCCTGAACCTGGCGAGCTCCGAGACCTACAAGCGCCCGGGTTTCACGGTGATGTCTCCAGACTGCGGGCCCCTCCCTGGCTACACCGGTTCAGTGGAGGACTCCAAAGGTCAGCCAGCTTTCTCGAGCATTGGGCAGAATGGCGTGCTGTTCCCGAACCTACGGACCGTCCAGCCAGTCCTTCCCTTCTACCGCAGTCCAGCCACTCCCGCTGAGCTGGCGAACACGCCTGGCGTGctgccctctctccccctcttgtCCTCCTCGATCCCAGAACAGCTGGTTTCCACAGAAATGCCCTTCGATGCTCTTCCCAAGAAGAAGTCCCGGAAGTCCAGCATGCCTATCAAAATAGAGAAAGAAGCTGTGGAAATCGCTGAGAAGAGACACAGTCTCAGCTCAGATGATGACATGCCCCTGCAGGTAGTCAGTGAAGATGAGCCAGAGGACAGCAGTCCTCAGTCAGACCGAGTGCCTGAGGAGCAGCATACACAGCTAAGCTTAGAGAAGCCTTTCCCCCAAGGAGAAAGACCCTGCCATCTTGAGTCTGTGACTGAGTCTCAGGGGGCTATCAGCAGAACCCTTGAGCAGACCACACACACAGCGAGGGAGGCTGAGCAGAAGTTAGGATTCACTTCAGTAATGCCAAGAGAGGTGGAGGATGGTGGCCATGAGCGCCATTTCACACCTGGACTGGGGCCCCAAATTCCCTTTCCTGACTACATGGAATTGCAGCAGCGCCTACTGGCTGGGGGACTCTTGAGTGCTTTGTCCAACAGGGGGATGACTTTTCCTTTTCTGGAAGAGTCTACAGAACTGGAACACCTGGGAGAGCATGCCCCAGTGAGGCCAAAGGAAGAAAATCGCTTTCAGTGTGACATCTGCAAGAAGACCTTTAAAAACGCTTGCAGTATGAAGACACATCAGAAGAACACACATGccaaagagacacacacatgcacagtggaGGGATGTGCTGCTGCCTTCCCATCCCGTAGGAGCAGGGACAGGTAAGGTGTCTGTCGGCAACACAGACTGTCTTTTAAGACAGCAGTTTAAACCTTTGCATGCATCAGAATCATCTGAAAGATCAGGAAAACCGACTTCTGGGCCCTAACCCTAAAATTTGCTGTTGTAGGTCAGGGGTGAAACCTGAGAGTGTGCATTTCTAGGAAGTTCCCAGATGGTGTGGAAAATTAATGAATTTTCAGTTCCAAAAGTCTAAAAGTATTTAGCCACAAAACTTGACCTGGAAAGACATGATGCTTTTTGTGGTATAGATTTCCACTGTTACCTTTTTGAAGGGTTTATGTAGCTTTGGTACTATTTAATTACTAATGACTGTATTCATATTAATTTATTCATAGATACTCTGATATATTTCAGCACATGTATCATCCCATGTTTCTAAAGTCTGAGAGTTCCCAAATTGAGAAACACATCTGCCCCCAGATGTGTGGGATAAAGAATGGTGAGCTGGTTCTCACGTTGTGGAGAGAATGGAGGAAGGGCTTCCTAAAGCCACATAATTTCTCAAAATTAGCctaattctcatctcataaaatGAAGAAGCCTATCACGTGAAACCTTTTCTCTGGCTTCTAGTCACCCTGCACCATCTGCAGAGAGGATAGATAGCTGCTTGATTGGAGACTTTTGAAGATGTCAACCTATCAAAGAATGAAGGTGACTGGCAGCTCCTTTCAGGGGCTCCTACATATGTTTGAAAGTTGCTGGGTTATCGTAAAACACACAGACTTGGCTCGAAGTGCACACTCCCAGGGCTTGTCTCCCTGGAGCACAGCACGGTGCTTCTCTTTGTGTACTTGGCTAATCACGGTTTAGTCGTCCTCCTCCCAGCCTCGGAGAGGAAGAGCAAGTACAGCAGAGGTGACCTAAGGAGTGTAATGAAAGGGTCAGCTGTCTGATGAAATGCAGTGTGATAAATGGCTCCGAGGATGTGAAAACTACATCTGTTCAAACAAGCTCGACTTGAAGCAGGTTAGCACCTCCGCTAGCTTCGTCCAAATTGTAATGCCTAATTTCAGAGGGTGAAAATGTAAAGACTCCCACACACATTCCTGCTAGGGCTCATAAGAACACTCTCATTGTCTTTAGTGAAGAGAGGAAAGCACAGGAGATATTAGTTAAAATTCCTGCCTTCTGTTGCTAGGATGTTTAAACCAAACCACTAGGGTACCCCTAATTAATGAACCAGTCCTTCTCCTTCATCCTCCAAGAAGAGGAGGGTTTGCTTATGAATAAGCTGTTGTTATAAAAAGAGGTAGTCATATCAGTTAGATTATCTTTGCTGTTTATGAGACCGGTGAAGTCTACAGGATCTACTAAATTATAACACATACGAGACTGACAGTTCTTTTCATATGATGCTCGATTTCCATACAGTTAGTgctttcttatgttctgaactacatgcatgtatgtagaaATCTCGACTATACAAGATCCCATCTAGAATTCTAAATGTTTCAacactttattttacattttattccaATAATTTAGATCTTTGAACATTGATCTAAAAAAACTACAGTTTTAAAAACACCGTTTTAAATAGGACTTTGTGGATACACCCAGGCCCAGGTCCCCACTTCAGCTAAGTCAAAGTTGAGAACTGCATTATTTTGTTCGTTAAGGCAACTAGCTTCCCCTCTTTGAGCCACGGTTCCTGCTAGCAGCAGTTCCTaggatcagagagagagagagagagagagagagagagagagagagggagggagggaaggagagagaacgcatcttaaatgtttatttaatcaGCAGCTCTTCTGTGGTAGGTGCTGGGGAACACAATCCTTGCTCACTGAAGTCATCAGTCTAGTGGAAAAAATAGACAGTCAAAAGGAATACAGATGACCATAAAGACTGCTGCAGTGAAATATAGGCTATAATGACACATACTAGGGTGCTCAGCTAGACTCCTTGATATGTTAACAAAGGCCCCCTGGATTAAGGGATCTGTCCAAGCCAGCAAGTATTACATGTATTAGTCCCataacatttgttgttgttgttgttgttgttgttgttgttgttagtacaTCAAATAAGGACCTGCACGTGCTTTGCTCTATTTAGGCTGTAGCAGTCATTGTTTACTGTACTGGGAAGTAAGAACTGGGAAAATATGACATCTCTTTAAAACAAGAATACACGTATTGTATGTTAATATAGCACATTAATGGGAAAtggcttttatttttccaaaatgaTTATAGTGAGATAAATggctttattttatattgttgcAAATCTCTAATATTTGGTTTAGTAGAAAACAGCTACTTCTGCATTTGGCCTGTTGCAATATCACATTATATACATTCTGGAAACTCCCATGAATTAATAATGTTGGTTATGAAGTCTTGCTTTG includes:
- the Bnc1 gene encoding LOW QUALITY PROTEIN: zinc finger protein basonuclin-1 (The sequence of the model RefSeq protein was modified relative to this genomic sequence to represent the inferred CDS: substituted 1 base at 1 genomic stop codon), producing the protein MPLLSLAPLCCEELFFHLKLLVTALLRSILIKETVGSSQTVEKFICSPYSCMRIVYVDVHGLPSVGLAAPLSDALTLCTYTCSLLXAIGCTLNCSCPSFKPGKINHRQCEQCRHGWVAHALSKLRIPPVYPTSQVEIVQSSVVFDISSLMLYGTQAIPVRLKILLDRLFSVLKQDEVLQILHALDWTLQDYIRGYVLQDASGKVLDHWSIMTSEEEVATLQQFLRFGETKSIVELMAIQEKEEQSIIIPPSTGNVDIRAFIESCSHRSASLPTPVDKGSPSSMHPFENLISNMTFMLPFQFFNPLPPALIGSLPEQYMLEQGQDQSQDPKQELHGPFSDSSFLTSAPFQVDKEPCLKCPDVVTPKEDSAHLSDSSSYSIATKLERTQLSPEAKVKPERSSLSAKKGRVFCTACEKTFYDKGTLKIHYNAVHLKIKHKCTIEGCNMVFSSLRSRNRHSANPNPRLHMPMNRNNRDKDLRNSLNLASSETYKRPGFTVMSPDCGPLPGYTGSVEDSKGQPAFSSIGQNGVLFPNLRTVQPVLPFYRSPATPAELANTPGVLPSLPLLSSSIPEQLVSTEMPFDALPKKKSRKSSMPIKIEKEAVEIAEKRHSLSSDDDMPLQVVSEDEPEDSSPQSDRVPEEQHTQLSLEKPFPQGERPCHLESVTESQGAISRTLEQTTHTAREAEQKLGFTSVMPREVEDGGHERHFTPGLGPQIPFPDYMELQQRLLAGGLLSALSNRGMTFPFLEESTELEHLGEHAPVRPKEENRFQCDICKKTFKNACSMKTHQKNTHAKETHTCTVEGCAAAFPSRRSRDRHSSNLSLHQKVLTEEALESSEDHFRAAYLLQDVAKEAYQDVAFTPQASQTSVIFKGTSGMGSLVYPLAQVHSASLESYNSGPPSEGTILDLSTTSSMKSESSSHSSWDSDGVSEEGAALMEDSDGNCEGQSLVSGEDEYPICVLMEKADQSLASLPSGLPITCHLCQKIYSNKGTFRAHYKTVHLRQLHKCKVPGCNTMFSSVRSRNRHSQNPNLHKSLASSPSPLQ